One region of Triticum aestivum cultivar Chinese Spring chromosome 6B, IWGSC CS RefSeq v2.1, whole genome shotgun sequence genomic DNA includes:
- the LOC123136444 gene encoding probable beta-1,3-galactosyltransferase 2 produces MSWRKAGGDGGVSKRWAVLLCLGSFCLGLLFTNRMWTLPEATEVPLPNQSVEEGKALVAADCGSKKVQELQKYKDVLPDQDTHHDVQTLDKTIATLETELSAARTLQESLLNGSPVSEDFKVSESIGRRKYRMVIGINTAFSSRKRRDSIRYTWMPRGEKRKQLEEQKGVIIRFVIGHSAIAGGIIDRAIEAEDRKHGDFMKIDHVEGYLALSGKTKTYFATAVSLWDADFYVKVDDDVHVNIATLGQILSKQAWKPRVYMGCMKSGPVLSEKGVRYYEPEHWKFGEPGNKYFRHATGQLYAISKDLATYISINKHVLHKYINEDVSLGSWFLGLDVEHIDDRRLCCGTPPDCEWKAQAGNTCAASFDWKCSGICNSEGRIWEVHNKCAEGDKALWNSTF; encoded by the exons AATGTGGACACTGCCTGAGGCAACTGAGGTTCCACTACCGAATCAAAGCGTCGAGGAAGGCAAAGCTCTAGTTGCTGCAGATTGTGGTTCAAAGAAG GTTCAAGAACTGCAAAAATATAAAGATGTGTTACCAGATCAAGATACTCATCATGATGTACA GACACTAGATAAGACAATAGCGACCTTAGAGACAGAACTGTCGGCTGCTAGAACCCTGCAAGAGTCATTGCTCAACGGTTCCCCTGTTTCAGAAGACTTCAAAGTTTCTGAGTCAATTGGGAGGAGAAAGTACCGTATGGTGATTGGCATCAATACCGCTTTTAGCAGTCGCAAGAGAAGAGATTCCATACGTTACACCTGGATGCCTCGAG GTGAGAAAAGGAAACAACTTGAAGAACAGAAGGGGGTCATAATTCGGTTTGTCATTGGTCACAG tgctATAGCAGGCGGAATTATTGATAGAGCAATTGAAGCAGAGGACAGGAAACATGGGGATTTCATGAAGATA GATCATGTCGAAGGATACCTTGCCCTATCTGGCAAAACTAAGACATACTTTGCTACAGCTGTTTCATTATGGGATGCAGATTTTTATGTGAAAGTTGATGACGACGTGCATGTGAACATAG CAACGCTTGGACAGATATTGTCCAAACAGGCATGGAAGCCAAGAGTATATATGGGGTGCATGAAATCTGGCCCTGTCCTATCTGAAAA GGGTGTGAGATACTATGAGCCTGAGCATTGGAAATTTGGCGAGCCAGGAAATAAGTACTTCCGACATGCTACTGGTCAATTATACGCCATTTCAAAAGATCTAGCAACCTACATATCTATAAACAA GCACGTCCTGCACAAGTATATAAACGAGGATGTTTCACTAGGATCTTGGTTCCTCGGGTTGGATGTCGAGCACATTGATGACCGGAGACTCTGTTGTGGTACTCCACCTG ACTGCGAATGGAAAGCTCAGGCGGGGAACACCTGCGCGGCGTCATTCGACTGGAAGTGCAGCGGCATATGCAACTCGGAAGGCAGGATCTGGGAGGTGCACAATAAGTGCGCCGAGGGCGACAAGGCGCTGTGGAATTCCACTTTCTAG